TTGTCCCATCCGCCATTGCAGCTGTGCAGACGACGACCCTTGGATCCGCGCAAGCTATGTTGTGAATGCAGCCGGCCATTGCCGAGCTCCAGCTCGGCGCTGAAGGTTTTGATGCAATGTCTGCGTCATTAAGGGATGAATTGGGGCTGATACCATGAAAAAAAGAGGGATGTGTCTCCGTTTCCCTGCAGCCCATGCCTTTTTTAGTTATAACATGTATAAGCAGAGATTTGTCATAACTTCTGGCTAAATGGAATGCGTCCTCCATCTCCTGTACGTTATGGCCGTCAAACGGCCCCCAATAACTGATGTCCATCTCTTCAAAAATATTTGTAGGGAGCAGGAGTGATTTGAGTTTGGATTTTATCTTGCTGAGCGTAGATTCTATAGAATCTCCGCGCTTCATGGTACGGCACTGCTCTTTTATAAATTCTTTTAGCTTTCGGTATGAGGGGTTGACGGAGAGGCGGGCAAGATGCTTTGCCATTCCGCCTATTTGCTTGTTTATACACATTTTGTTGTCATTTAGGATTATGATGATTTTTGTATCCGCACTCTCCACACAGTTGAGTGCTTCAAATGATACCCCGTTTATTAATGCGCCGTCACCTATTACGGCGATCACCTCATGCTTATCGCCCCTCAGGTCACGGGCTTTTGCGTAACCCATCGCCGCTGAAATTGAGGTGCTGCTGTGCCCTGTGGTAAAGAAATCATAAGGGCTCTCATCCATACGCGGAAAGCCGGCTATCCCCCCCTTCTTCCGAAGGGAGTCAAAACTGTCAAGGCGCTTGGTTAGTATCTTATAAGCGTATGCCTGATGCCCCACATCAAAGATA
This genomic window from Synergistaceae bacterium contains:
- the dxs gene encoding 1-deoxy-D-xylulose-5-phosphate synthase, which encodes MSLIESVRDFRGLRGLSQRHIETLCTELRQMILEVTLKNGGHLSSSLGAVELIVALLREFDPDKDKIIFDVGHQAYAYKILTKRLDSFDSLRKKGGIAGFPRMDESPYDFFTTGHSSTSISAAMGYAKARDLRGDKHEVIAVIGDGALINGVSFEALNCVESADTKIIIILNDNKMCINKQIGGMAKHLARLSVNPSYRKLKEFIKEQCRTMKRGDSIESTLSKIKSKLKSLLLPTNIFEEMDISYWGPFDGHNVQEMEDAFHLARSYDKSLLIHVITKKGMGCRETETHPSFFHGISPNSSLNDADIASKPSAPSWSSAMAGCIHNIACADPRVVVCTAAMADGTKLNGFSRNFPDRFFDVGISEEHLLIYAAGMAAGGMRPVVCIYSTFLQRAIDQITHDICLPKLPVLIGVDRAGFVGEDGETHHGLLDLPWLRAIPEITIAAPRDTIDLEFFVRGWLERGIPMAIRYPRGAAPSSLGRGAGNNDPEEWGRLEILHKGSVICLIGIGSTTELMLKAA